A window of Solanum stenotomum isolate F172 chromosome 3, ASM1918654v1, whole genome shotgun sequence contains these coding sequences:
- the LOC125858011 gene encoding uncharacterized protein LOC125858011, with product MKMEDSVRSGGGVLKKKSSSGCLIIKRKDDRLGIGGISSSGASQKVKNRPMFVTNEYESSDEISESIQRKNGQVFSNGSVFYGRSGVRDGEFGRNMNLSNFNKHEECDTKMQSNVYGDDRFNMVERRGGSREFGIESTSVMVEKRKLSYMDSSSSFPGSRSKGDGNGFKRRYGLLEDGVHMPMSLPREASHESIRLQGKNGVLKVMVNKKKKIDFRPKEYDPVEIEGRKGSWSADVVKRNFQVRPSFYWGPKQPEKQPLLIQTEGNELKPQKPLLGKSTHLVASEKDETDTSLKLAPPSLQPASSAIRVLKEESRPLASEDVTPAKRKDGKVNRGGSTEKQKLREQIRGMLIEAGWTIDYRPRKNREYLDAVYINPSGTAYWSIIKAYEAFQKRSEVDSGKSKPDGSSCSFAPISEDLINKLTRQTRKKIEKEMKKKRKDDDQRQDPKQTFVRESVLGICSDQREKKFNSYIMKTDKLLQGKLHASDQESGDNSSDNSLQARRLKQDMAGKASVGVASNSIHGRKSKLIGRCTLLARHSDKGENSDSDGYVPYTGKRTLLSWLIDSGILKLRQKIQYVNRRRTTVKLEGWITQDGVHCGCCSKILPVSRFELHAGSKRHQPFQNIVLESGASLLECLVDAWNQQKESDRQNFYNIDIDGDDGEDDVCGICGDGGDLICCDGCPSTFHQSCLGIQILPTGLWHCPNCTCKFCGAAGRNPAEDSETVVHKFLSCCLCEKKYHKSCSLEMNALPAISNNPSGTFCGKKCQELYDHLQNILGVKHELEAGFSWSLIQRTDLDTDTSHCPFPQQVECNSKLAVALAVMDECFVPIVDRRSGINIIHNVLYNTGSNLSRLNFRGFYTAILERGDDIISAASIRIRGTQLAEMPFIGTRNIYRQQGMCRRLFDAIETVLSTLKVEKLIIPAISEHLHTWAKVFGFDELEESNKQEMKSISMLVFPGTNMLQKKILKKDVQEACVLQQSHPPSPVLVEKRDQESSLRRARHLHDGVCVNIVEKPDDRFGPMDSDSPVSDVQLSDSTVVRAQGGCCKSDTQVSSKEVEKNFAESATKWMLSSPPSGASDGRPDTEDAALGPANILNSGIEPINVKV from the exons ATGAAGATGGAGGATAGTGTGAGATCAGGGGGTGGTGTACTGAAGAAGAAAAGCTCTTCTGGTTGTTTAATTATTAAAAGGAAAGATGATAGGTTGGGCATTGGAGGGATCAGTTCTTCAGGGGCTTCACAGAAGGTGAAGAACAGGCCTATGTTTGTGACAAATGAGTATGAGTCGAGTGATGAGATATCAGAGTCAATTCAGCGAAAAAATGGTCAAGTTTTTAGTAATGGTTCTGTTTTTTATGGAAGAAGTGGTGTTAGAGATGGTGAATTTGGTAGAAATATGAATTTGTCCAATtttaacaagcatgaagaatGTGATACGAAAATGCAATCGAATGTGTATGGTGATGATAGATTTAACATGGTTGAAAGAAGAGGGGGTTCGAGAGAGTTTGGGATTGAGTCTACAAGTGTAATGGTTGAGAAGAGGAAGCTTTCGTATATGGATAGTTCAAGTAGTTTTCCGGGTAGTAGGTCAAAGGGTGATGGCAATGGATTTAAGAGAAGGTATGGTTTATTAGAGGATGGAGTGCATATGCCCATGTCATTGCCAAGAGAAGCCTCTCATGAATCAATCAGATTGCAAGGGAAAAATGGGGTATTGAAGGTTATGgtgaataagaagaagaagatcgaCTTCAGGCCCAAGGAATATGATCCTGTGGAAATTGAAGGTAGAAAAGGCTCTTGGTCGGCAGATGTTGTCAAGAGGAATTTTCAAGTCCGTCCATCCTTTTACTGGGGTCCTAAACAACCTGAAAAGCAACCTTTGTTGATTCAAACAGAGGGAAATGAGCTGAAACCACAAAAACCTTTGTTGGGTAAAAGCACCCACTTAGTGGCCTCTGAAAAAGATGAGACTGATACGTCACTAAAGTTGGCACCTCCTAGTTTGCAGCCTGCTAGCTCAGCAATACGTGTGCTGAAGGAAGAAAGCAGGCCCTTGGCGTCTGAAGATGTTACCCCTGCTAAAAGAAAAGATGGAAAAGTGAATCGAGGTGGGAGCACTGAGAAGCAGAAGTTGCGAGAACAAATAAGAGGAATGCTCATTGAAGCTGGATGGACCATTGATTATAGACCAAGAAAGAACAGAGAATATCTGGATGCAGTGTACATTAATCCTAGTGGAACAGCCTATTGGTCAATAATTAAGGCCTATGAAGCATTTCAAAAACGATCGGAGGTAGATTCAGGTAAAAGCAAACCTGATGGCAGCTCTTGTTCATTTGCTCCAATATCAGaagatttaattaataaacTTACCAGGCAAACAcggaaaaaaattgagaaagaaatgaaaaagaaaagaaaagacgaTGACCAGAGACAAGATCCTAAACAGACTTTTGTGAGGGAGTCTGTGTTGGGCATATGCAGTGATCAGCGCGAGAAGAAGTTCAATAGCTATATAATGAAGACAGATAAGTTGCTGCAAGGAAAATTGCATGCATCAGACCAGGAGAGTGGGGATAATTCAAGTGATAACTCATTGCAGGCAAGGAGACTTAAACAGGATATGGCTGGAAAAGCATCTGTTGGAGTTGCTTCTAATTCAATACATGGAAGAAAAAGTAAATTAATTGGACGATGTACATTGCTGGCCCGTCATTCTGACAAGGGGGAAAATTCAGATAGTGATGGATATGTTCCATATACTGGAAAAAGAACCTTGTTGTCCTGGTTGATTGACTCCGGAATATTGAAGTTGAGACAGAAGATTCAATATGTGAACCGTAGAAGGACAACAGTAAAACTAGAAGGTTGGATCACACAAGATGGTGTCCACTGTGGTTGCTGTAGTAAAATCCTTCCAGTTTCAAGATTTGAGCTCCATGCAGGAAGTAAACGGCATCAACCATTTCAAAACATAGTTTTAGAGTCTGGAGCTTCCTTACTAGAGTGCTTGGTTGACGCATGGAATCAGCAAAAAGAGTCTGATCGCCAGAATTTCTACAATATAGACATTGATGGTGATGATGGTGAAGATGATGTTTGTGGTATTTGTGGTGATGGTGGTGACCTTATCTGTTGTGATGGTTGCCCATCAACTTTTCATCAGAGCTGTCTAGGAATACAA ATACTTCCTACAGGCCTTTGGCATTGTCCAAATTGCACTTGCAAATTTTGTGGGGCTGCTGGTAGAAACCCTGCTGAGGATAGTGAGACAGTAGTCCACAAATTTCTTTCTTGCTGCCTCTGTGAGAAAAAAT ATCATAAATCATGCAGTTTGGAGATGAATGCTTTACCTGCTATTTCCAATAATCCATCTGGTACATTTTGTGGGAAGAAATGCCAGGAG CTGTATGACCATTTACAGAATATTCTTGGTGTCaaacatgaacttgaagcagGATTCTCATGGTCCCTGATTCAACGAACAGATTTGGACACAGATACTTCTCATTGCCCCTTTCCTCAACAGGTGGAGTGCAATTCTAAGCTAGCTGTTGCACTGGCTGTTATGGATGAATGTTTCGTGCCCATTGTCGACAGGAGAAGTGGGATAAATATTATTCACAACGTTCTCTACAACACTGG CTCAAATTTAAGTCGGCTGAATTTTCGTGGCTTCTACACTGCAATTCTGGAAAGGGGTGATGACATAATATCTGCTGCATCTATACG GATCCGTGGAACTCAACTTGCAGAAATGCCATTCATTGGGACCAGGAATATATATAGGCAGCAAGGGATGTGTCGTCGACTATTTGATGCTATTGAGACA GTCCTCTCCACTTTAAAAGTTGAGAAGTTAATCATTCCTGCTATATCTGAGCATCTGCATACCTGGGCCAAGGTTTTTGGATTCGATGAACTTGAGGAATCAAACAAGCAAGAAATGAAATCCATCAGTATGTTGGTGTTTCCTGGTACAAACATGTTACAAAAGAAGATACTGAAGAAAGATGTGCAAGAGG CTTGTGTGTTACAGCAAAGTCATCCTCCATCGCCTGTTTTGGTTGAAAAAAGGGATCAGGAATCATCTCTCAGGCGTGCCAGACATCTGCATGATGGCGTATGTGTGAACATCGTCGAAAAACCTGATGACAGGTTTGGTCCAATGGATTCTGACTCTCCAGTTTCTGACGTTCAGTTAAGTGATAGCACTGTGGTTAGAGCACAAGGTGGTTGTTGCAAGTCAGACACCCAAGTTTCCAGTAAGGAGGTGGAGAAGAATTTTGCTGAATCAGCCACAAAGTGGATGCTCTCTTCTCCTCCATCTGGCGCAAGTGACGGCAGGCCTGATACTGAAGATGCAGCACTAGGTCCTGCAAACATTCTCAACTCTGGTATAGAGCCTATCAATGTAAAAGTTTAG